A genome region from Baekduia alba includes the following:
- a CDS encoding DUF2334 domain-containing protein has translation MARRGGIIAVSLHDVEPATFERCALIRDWLNDHGVDRVTLLVIPAPDLHPFHDRRPDMADWLEECARGGDAIAQHGFQHRQSRRVHGPRQLVARLQAGDAAEFVGLDGDETRRAVLAGRRVLKLAGIQPRGFVAPGYAYTGALRATLATTFEWWAGIGRLHRAADDRTTTAPALTLGTSTRFKRWTSPGVVRAGALLSGDLLRLDLHPSDLDHPRGVSAVERVLRRAHDRSAVTYDELALR, from the coding sequence ATGGCCCGGCGCGGCGGCATCATCGCGGTGTCGCTGCACGACGTCGAGCCGGCGACGTTCGAGCGCTGCGCGCTGATCCGCGACTGGCTCAACGACCACGGCGTCGACCGCGTCACGCTGCTCGTCATCCCGGCGCCGGACCTGCATCCGTTCCACGACCGCCGGCCGGACATGGCGGACTGGCTGGAGGAGTGCGCGCGCGGCGGCGACGCGATCGCCCAGCACGGCTTCCAGCACCGCCAGTCGCGCCGCGTGCACGGGCCGCGCCAGCTCGTCGCGCGGCTGCAGGCCGGCGACGCCGCGGAGTTCGTCGGCCTCGACGGCGACGAGACGCGCCGCGCGGTCCTCGCCGGCCGGCGCGTGCTCAAGCTCGCCGGCATCCAGCCCCGCGGGTTCGTCGCGCCGGGCTACGCCTACACCGGGGCCCTGCGCGCGACGCTCGCGACGACGTTCGAGTGGTGGGCCGGCATCGGCCGCCTGCACCGCGCCGCCGACGACCGCACGACGACCGCGCCCGCGCTGACGCTCGGGACGAGCACGCGCTTCAAGCGCTGGACGTCGCCCGGCGTCGTGCGCGCCGGCGCGCTGCTGTCGGGCGACCTGCTGCGCCTCGACCTCCATCCGTCCGACCTCGACCACCCGCGCGGCGTCAGCGCGGTCGAGCGCGTCCTGCGCCGGGCGCACGACCGCAGCGCGGTGACCTACGACGAGCTCGCCTTGCGCTGA
- a CDS encoding glycosyltransferase, with protein sequence MPPELALLEGGAAGSAGLRVARPAPLRVADVALFYGERSGGIRTYLDAKAEHAVRHPDELDHHILVPGAKARHEGGRHELPSLRVVAANGYRVPLGAGALKETLRALKPDVVLLHDPFWWPVDVIACAREIGARTVAVHHGTSNLEAASLPGPSRVYAPLLRRWLRRSGRHVDAVMSNVDTMADFGRLATMPLRLGVHEAFRPRPEARRGDHVLYVGRLSREKGVLELLEAAARSADPWPLRIVGSGPLEETLRTRARRLGLAARISFRPHARDRVRLAHRYASARCVVMPGEHETFGLVALEAAACGTPVAACSTAPAVHAIGTLGHGFVPADPDDLDRAIGEAYHSEHDAREAAMIAWRHRWDRVFRAEAESLRDLVG encoded by the coding sequence ATGCCGCCTGAGCTCGCGCTCCTCGAAGGCGGAGCGGCCGGCTCCGCGGGGCTTCGCGTCGCCCGCCCGGCGCCGCTGCGCGTGGCCGACGTCGCGCTCTTCTACGGCGAGCGCTCCGGCGGCATCCGGACCTACCTCGACGCCAAGGCCGAGCACGCGGTCCGCCACCCCGACGAGCTCGACCACCACATCCTCGTCCCCGGCGCGAAGGCGCGCCACGAGGGCGGTCGCCACGAGCTGCCCTCGCTGCGCGTCGTGGCCGCCAACGGCTACCGCGTCCCGCTCGGCGCCGGTGCGTTGAAGGAGACGCTGCGCGCGCTGAAGCCCGACGTCGTCCTGCTGCACGACCCGTTCTGGTGGCCGGTCGACGTCATCGCCTGCGCGCGCGAGATCGGCGCCCGCACGGTCGCGGTCCACCACGGGACGAGCAACCTGGAGGCCGCGTCGCTGCCCGGCCCGTCGCGCGTCTACGCCCCGCTGCTGCGGCGCTGGCTGCGGCGCTCCGGCCGGCACGTCGACGCGGTGATGAGCAACGTCGACACCATGGCGGACTTCGGGCGGCTGGCGACGATGCCGCTGCGCCTCGGCGTCCACGAGGCGTTCCGCCCGCGGCCGGAGGCCCGGCGCGGCGACCATGTGCTGTATGTCGGTCGCCTGTCGCGGGAGAAGGGCGTGCTGGAGCTCCTGGAGGCCGCCGCGCGCAGCGCGGACCCGTGGCCGCTGCGCATCGTCGGCAGCGGCCCGCTCGAGGAGACGCTCCGCACCCGCGCGCGCCGGCTCGGCCTGGCCGCGCGCATCAGCTTCCGGCCGCACGCGCGCGACCGCGTCCGGCTGGCCCACCGCTACGCGAGCGCGCGCTGCGTCGTCATGCCCGGCGAGCACGAGACGTTCGGGCTCGTCGCGCTGGAGGCCGCCGCCTGCGGCACGCCGGTCGCGGCCTGCTCGACGGCGCCCGCGGTGCACGCGATCGGCACGCTCGGCCACGGCTTCGTCCCCGCCGACCCCGACGACCTGGACCGCGCGATCGGCGAGGCCTACCACTCCGAGCACGACGCGCGGGAGGCGGCGATGATCGCCTGGCGCCACCGCTGGGACCGCGTCTTCCGCGCCGAGGCCGAGTCGCTGCGCGACCTGGTGGGCTGA
- a CDS encoding MBL fold metallo-hydrolase — MLFRQITHDDLGCASYLVGDTKAGVACVVDPKLAIEEYLAVSRYMGVRIEHILETHNHADHVSGHGRLAAATGATIHVHRLAAPEYDHEPFDDGWELALGSVVVRALHTPGHRPEHTAFALTDTARGPEPWAVLTGDSLFVGDVARPDLAVDKEEGARDMHRSLRELLALPAMCEVWPGHLGGSLCGGPAMDMKISSTIAFELAHNALVAEDDPEAFVAQAISALAPQPPNFQAIVALNRGPLHTGRPPLEPLTPRQVAAEQAAGALVIDVRTDLQFDDAHIPGAICNPAVRAGFGTKLAWVADRDRDVILVGRDDEDAKAAAALSAAVGIARIGGYLAGGMTSWREDQRPTASVRRVDVATLHAQGGGAQILDVRERREWDAGHIAGAVHMPYHDIAGVPDGLDPNQPIAAICASGQRSAVAASLLLRAGATQVLHVAGGGVGTWPEPLTATPAPEHVPGPA; from the coding sequence ATGCTCTTCCGTCAGATCACGCACGACGATCTCGGCTGCGCGTCGTACCTCGTCGGCGACACGAAGGCCGGCGTGGCGTGCGTGGTCGACCCCAAGCTGGCGATCGAGGAGTACCTGGCGGTCAGCCGCTACATGGGCGTGCGCATCGAGCACATCCTCGAGACGCACAACCACGCCGACCACGTCTCCGGCCACGGCCGCCTCGCCGCGGCGACCGGCGCGACGATCCACGTCCATCGCCTCGCGGCGCCTGAGTACGACCACGAGCCGTTCGACGACGGGTGGGAGCTGGCGCTCGGCAGCGTGGTCGTCCGCGCGCTGCACACGCCCGGCCACCGCCCCGAGCACACCGCCTTCGCGCTGACCGACACCGCGCGCGGCCCCGAGCCGTGGGCCGTGCTGACCGGCGACTCGCTGTTCGTCGGCGACGTCGCGCGGCCCGACCTCGCCGTCGACAAGGAGGAGGGCGCGCGCGACATGCACCGGTCGCTGCGCGAGCTGCTGGCGCTGCCCGCGATGTGCGAGGTCTGGCCCGGCCACCTCGGCGGCTCGCTGTGCGGCGGCCCGGCGATGGACATGAAGATCTCGTCGACGATCGCCTTCGAGCTGGCCCACAACGCGCTCGTGGCCGAGGACGACCCGGAGGCGTTCGTGGCCCAGGCGATCTCCGCACTGGCGCCGCAGCCGCCGAACTTCCAGGCGATCGTCGCGCTCAACCGCGGCCCGCTGCATACCGGCCGGCCGCCGCTGGAGCCGCTGACGCCGCGCCAGGTCGCCGCCGAGCAGGCCGCCGGCGCGCTGGTCATCGACGTGCGCACCGACCTGCAGTTCGACGACGCCCACATCCCGGGCGCGATCTGCAACCCGGCGGTGCGCGCCGGCTTCGGCACGAAGCTCGCATGGGTCGCCGACCGCGACCGCGACGTGATCCTGGTCGGTCGCGACGACGAGGACGCGAAGGCCGCCGCGGCGCTGAGCGCCGCCGTCGGCATCGCGCGCATCGGCGGCTACCTGGCGGGCGGCATGACGAGCTGGCGCGAGGACCAGCGCCCGACGGCCTCGGTGCGCCGCGTCGACGTCGCGACGCTGCACGCGCAGGGCGGCGGGGCGCAGATCCTCGACGTGCGCGAGCGCCGCGAGTGGGACGCCGGGCACATCGCGGGCGCCGTTCACATGCCCTACCACGACATCGCGGGCGTGCCGGACGGGTTGGACCCCAACCAGCCGATCGCCGCGATCTGCGCGTCGGGCCAGCGCAGCGCGGTCGCCGCGTCGCTGCTGCTGCGGGCGGGCGCGACGCAAGTCCTCCATGTCGCCGGCGGCGGCGTCGGCACGTGGCCGGAGCCGCTCACGGCGACGCCGGCCCCGGAGCACGTCCCGGGACCGGCGTGA